From Chryseobacterium tructae, one genomic window encodes:
- a CDS encoding helix-turn-helix domain-containing protein: MTPDYKQIYSDILQEKFPERWIDIEVRNKLDTLNSALDVLTFNKLVFGEPEYMIGFSNQRLRSYDEESIVKILRYQKQNRLSNMQISNDFKISRNTITKWKSIFKI; this comes from the coding sequence ATGACTCCGGACTATAAACAAATCTATTCAGATATACTGCAGGAAAAATTTCCTGAAAGATGGATTGATATTGAAGTAAGAAACAAGCTTGATACATTGAATTCAGCTCTGGATGTCCTGACATTTAATAAACTGGTTTTTGGAGAACCGGAATACATGATTGGGTTCAGTAATCAGAGACTTCGTTCCTATGATGAAGAATCTATTGTAAAAATTCTTAGATATCAGAAACAAAATAGGCTTAGCAACATGCAGATAAGTAATGATTTTAAGATAAGCAGAAACACAATTACCAAATGGAAATCTATTTTTAAAATATGA
- a CDS encoding LUD domain-containing protein, producing MNLFKRIVSKLTNQPEEEEKQSLEKLGDSLKNADLDYKFAQLFTHSGGFFNYCADEAEALQTLNQIIKIEGINNLFCWDKELQNFLNVVKTTYTSELQPSNDATFITCEYLIAYDGRIMLSHNNILHYHSSRLPDKIIIIANVSQIVNNLNDAMGKIKRNGNIKNLTSISGSQSKMDSSSNSSTKLFLLLLED from the coding sequence TTGAATTTATTCAAGAGGATTGTAAGCAAACTTACCAACCAGCCTGAAGAAGAGGAAAAACAGAGCCTGGAGAAGCTTGGGGATTCGCTGAAAAATGCGGATCTTGACTATAAGTTTGCGCAATTATTTACGCATTCGGGGGGATTTTTTAATTATTGTGCAGATGAAGCGGAGGCTCTACAAACTTTAAATCAAATTATCAAAATAGAGGGGATAAACAACCTTTTCTGCTGGGATAAGGAACTTCAGAACTTTTTAAATGTTGTGAAAACTACTTATACCTCAGAATTGCAACCGTCAAATGATGCAACATTCATCACCTGTGAATACCTGATTGCTTACGACGGAAGAATAATGCTTTCCCATAATAATATTCTTCATTATCATTCTTCAAGGCTACCGGATAAAATTATTATCATTGCCAATGTTTCGCAGATTGTAAACAACCTGAATGATGCTATGGGGAAAATAAAAAGAAACGGAAATATCAAGAACCTTACTTCCATCAGTGGAAGCCAGTCTAAAATGGACAGTTCTTCCAATTCCAGTACAAAACTGTTTTTATTGTTGCTTGAAGATTAA
- a CDS encoding DUF1801 domain-containing protein: MNPIQEYFYRIEEPERSTLLFLRETILASDPEHLTETLSFGLPFIKYKKKMLCYFYYSKKYKKHYLSFYHGDKLDYPELAQDGRKKFKILLIDVEEDLPVEFILNLLEEIKTYIK; encoded by the coding sequence ATGAATCCCATACAAGAGTATTTCTACAGAATCGAAGAGCCTGAAAGAAGTACTCTTCTTTTTTTAAGGGAAACAATCTTAGCTTCAGATCCTGAACACCTGACAGAAACATTAAGCTTTGGACTTCCCTTCATCAAATACAAAAAGAAAATGCTGTGCTATTTTTATTACAGCAAAAAATACAAGAAACACTACCTCAGTTTTTATCATGGTGATAAGCTGGATTATCCGGAACTGGCGCAAGATGGAAGAAAGAAGTTTAAGATCCTTTTAATTGATGTGGAAGAAGATTTACCCGTAGAGTTCATATTGAACCTGCTGGAAGAAATCAAAACTTATATAAAATAA
- a CDS encoding transposase, translated as MNIKNIHIGTLIQSKVSEQQISMERITKFLSKTESEVEGMFRDKSIDTDILLKWCKLLKFDFFRFYTGHLILYAPYSRTDTTIKQREDTMVFRKSIYTQEVKNFILEKIRSGAMSSNEVITRYKIPKTTLHKWLKKI; from the coding sequence ATGAATATTAAAAACATTCATATTGGAACACTGATACAGTCTAAGGTGTCAGAACAACAGATTTCAATGGAACGGATTACGAAATTTTTAAGTAAAACAGAAAGTGAGGTTGAGGGCATGTTTCGTGATAAAAGTATTGATACAGATATCCTGTTGAAGTGGTGTAAGCTTTTAAAATTTGATTTTTTTAGATTTTATACTGGCCACCTAATACTATATGCTCCTTATTCCAGAACGGATACCACCATAAAACAACGAGAAGATACGATGGTTTTCAGAAAAAGTATCTATACACAGGAAGTGAAAAACTTTATACTGGAGAAGATAAGATCCGGAGCCATGTCTTCCAATGAAGTTATTACCAGATATAAGATTCCTAAGACAACGCTTCATAAATGGCTGAAAAAAATATAA
- a CDS encoding helix-turn-helix transcriptional regulator, whose product MINNEVEKSEADYGNLINRYLFLLFFIFLFYSIFIIAFFGDMIISIFLSVITFFWLFLMAIKGKTERFGKMLKISIISIFVLLTIIVSFFHIYTYKNAGVEYFYFCLLFAVPFFLNYKTDSFSIYFIAFIISINFIVCLYFDFDLLSKSKFLKKNDFRTLRLWNILFSIASFVMDIVFITQKDALIKGLIHEKEIKDSTIKDLVKTNAELMKHQMLINNLSEDNIQEILNLAENNSPVFFDKFQIFFPHFIPEILKISPSLIHSELFFCALMKLDFDTKRIAQCTNNSIRAVESKKYRIRKKLNISSEININSFLIKI is encoded by the coding sequence ATGATTAATAATGAAGTAGAGAAAAGTGAAGCTGATTACGGAAATCTTATTAACCGATATCTGTTTCTATTGTTTTTCATATTCCTGTTTTACTCTATTTTTATCATTGCTTTTTTCGGGGATATGATTATTTCAATATTTCTTTCTGTAATCACCTTTTTCTGGTTATTTCTGATGGCAATAAAAGGAAAAACAGAACGATTTGGAAAAATGTTGAAAATCTCTATTATTTCTATCTTTGTTTTACTTACGATTATTGTTAGTTTTTTTCATATCTACACTTATAAAAACGCAGGTGTAGAATATTTTTATTTTTGTCTTTTGTTTGCAGTCCCTTTTTTTCTCAATTACAAAACAGATTCGTTTTCTATCTATTTTATTGCTTTTATTATCAGCATCAATTTTATTGTCTGTCTGTATTTTGATTTTGATTTACTTTCTAAAAGCAAATTTTTAAAAAAGAATGATTTCAGGACTTTACGACTTTGGAATATCTTATTTTCTATTGCTTCTTTTGTAATGGATATTGTTTTTATTACTCAAAAAGATGCGCTGATCAAGGGGTTGATTCACGAAAAAGAAATAAAGGATTCCACCATCAAAGACTTAGTAAAGACCAATGCAGAATTAATGAAGCACCAAATGCTTATCAATAACCTTTCTGAAGATAATATTCAGGAAATTTTAAATCTTGCAGAAAATAATTCTCCTGTTTTTTTTGATAAATTTCAGATTTTCTTTCCACACTTCATCCCGGAAATTTTAAAGATAAGTCCTAGCCTTATTCATTCGGAGCTATTTTTTTGTGCATTGATGAAGCTTGATTTTGATACTAAAAGGATAGCACAATGTACCAATAATAGTATTCGTGCTGTTGAAAGCAAAAAATACAGGATTCGAAAAAAATTGAATATTTCCTCTGAAATAAACATCAATAGCTTTCTTATCAAGATTTAA
- a CDS encoding phosphatidylserine decarboxylase family protein produces MKLHRESKGTITVATILFLVLGALAIYFLKIWSLLIIAPLLVIYCLIFWFFRVPSRTILDHKENVIAPVDGKVVMIKEVEENEFIKGKAIQVSIFMSPLNVHICRYPVTGKVVYKKYHPGKYLVAWHEKSSTENERTTVAIETLTNHKVVFRQIAGYVARRIVFYCNEGDQAKAGHEFGFIKFGSRMDVFLPLDTEIICKIGDITKGGLDVIAKLKH; encoded by the coding sequence ATGAAATTGCATAGAGAATCAAAAGGAACAATTACAGTAGCAACAATACTTTTTCTGGTATTGGGTGCATTAGCAATCTATTTCCTTAAAATATGGTCCTTGTTGATCATCGCACCTTTGTTGGTTATTTACTGTCTTATATTCTGGTTTTTCAGAGTTCCAAGCCGTACTATTCTTGATCACAAAGAGAATGTAATAGCTCCGGTTGACGGAAAAGTAGTAATGATCAAAGAAGTGGAAGAAAATGAATTCATTAAAGGAAAAGCCATTCAGGTTTCTATCTTCATGTCTCCTTTGAACGTTCATATTTGTAGATATCCGGTTACCGGAAAGGTGGTGTATAAGAAATACCACCCGGGAAAATATCTTGTCGCTTGGCATGAGAAGTCTTCTACAGAGAACGAAAGAACGACGGTAGCTATTGAAACGTTAACCAACCATAAGGTGGTTTTCAGACAAATTGCAGGATATGTAGCCAGAAGGATCGTATTCTACTGTAATGAGGGCGATCAGGCCAAAGCTGGACATGAGTTTGGATTTATCAAATTCGGATCAAGAATGGACGTATTCCTGCCTTTGGATACGGAGATAATCTGTAAGATCGGAGACATTACCAAAGGAGGTCTGGATGTTATTGCTAAACTAAAGCATTAA
- a CDS encoding phosphatidate cytidylyltransferase, producing the protein MDKNLIQRTISGLVYVAIIILCSTPLGAQLINGIFPGLIQQQYLYYGLISFLLLVGTWECVKIMKFGKGYEKWVVYPLVIFIFYIFSKRYFHHDFFFDFRLSEILALALIGIAVVTLFKFPNELYFDSGKLIFTVIYVALPFSFALGLPKFSSYSDNFSLEVLFLFILIWSSDTFAYLVGKFFGKHKMAPKISPKKTWEGYAGGVVLTLVLSYFIEHYQPELRGNWMVVGFLIAAFAPLGDLVESQLKRNFGVKDSGNIIPGHGGVLDRLDSFIICVPVVYLYFILEKFI; encoded by the coding sequence TTGGACAAAAATCTCATTCAAAGAACCATCTCAGGCCTTGTTTATGTAGCCATTATCATTCTTTGTTCGACTCCGTTAGGAGCACAACTTATCAACGGTATTTTCCCTGGTCTTATCCAGCAGCAGTATCTTTATTATGGACTAATAAGCTTTTTGCTGCTTGTAGGAACTTGGGAATGTGTTAAAATCATGAAATTCGGAAAAGGATATGAAAAATGGGTAGTCTATCCATTGGTCATTTTCATATTCTATATTTTTTCCAAGCGGTATTTTCACCACGATTTCTTCTTTGATTTCAGATTAAGCGAAATATTAGCCCTGGCTTTGATTGGAATAGCTGTAGTTACTTTATTCAAATTTCCTAACGAACTATATTTTGATAGTGGTAAACTGATTTTTACGGTCATTTATGTGGCTCTGCCATTCAGTTTTGCATTAGGATTACCTAAGTTCTCCAGTTATAGTGATAATTTTTCTCTGGAAGTTCTTTTCCTTTTTATTTTGATCTGGAGCAGCGATACCTTTGCTTATCTTGTAGGAAAGTTCTTCGGAAAACATAAGATGGCTCCTAAAATTTCCCCTAAAAAAACATGGGAAGGGTATGCCGGAGGTGTTGTTTTAACCTTAGTATTATCTTACTTTATTGAACATTACCAACCTGAGTTGAGAGGAAACTGGATGGTTGTAGGATTTTTAATAGCAGCATTTGCTCCTTTGGGTGATTTAGTAGAAAGCCAGCTGAAGAGAAATTTCGGTGTGAAGGACAGTGGAAACATCATTCCTGGACATGGAGGTGTATTAGATAGACTAGATAGTTTTATTATCTGCGTTCCTGTCGTATATTTGTACTTTATTTTAGAAAAATTTATATAG